The Pyrenophora tritici-repentis strain M4 chromosome 10, whole genome shotgun sequence genome contains a region encoding:
- a CDS encoding MFS-1 domain containing protein, giving the protein MGIPQNISTDVIAATSSTHSNEEVKPKPHKWYYYLWDTLDKPKEERWFMFKLDAALLTFASLGYFIKYLDQMNINSAFVSGMKEDLGLYGNQLNYMQTCWTVGYVIGEIPSNIILTRIRPSIWIPAMELTWAVLTFCLCRANSAETIYALRFLVGLAESTFYPGMQYIIGSWYRKEELAKRSCIFHTSGAIATMFSGYLMAGVYKLDGRGGFRGWQWLFIVDGIISLPVALLGFFALPDLPEISKPFYLTKEEVAFAQKRMQDEGRQKRQPYTRAKIWKIFTSWHIYALVALYVFFNNGTSGGQPVFQQFLKASKHPGYTISQINTYPTATNAVQVVTTLLYAWTSDSILKGSRWQPIVFGGCMNIICSTSLAIWDIPIKWKWACYILSGFGGGLSGLCFAWAHEICTHDNEERAIVVAAMNEMAYVLQAWLPLLVWKQVEAPQYRKGFITVTCLSVLLIVIALTIRVLHARELARRRKILSSDSIERIRGGGEEARPNVDGDLGFKKAP; this is encoded by the exons ATGGGTATCCCTCAAAACATTTCGACCGATGTTATCGCAGCAACTTCCAGTACTCATTCCAATGAAGAGGTGAAGCCGAAACCGCACAAGTGGTATTACTACCTTTGGGATACCTTGGACAAGCCAAAGGAAGAACGATGGTTCATGTTCAAGCTCGACGCTGCTTTACTTACATTCGCGTCTTTGG GTTACTTCATCAAATACCTTGATCAAATGAACATCAACAGTGCGTTTGTATCCGGGAT GAAAGAGGATCTTGGGCTTTACGGCAATCAACTCAACTACATGCAAACCTGTTGGACAGTGGGTTATGTCATTGGCGAAATCCCCAGCAACATCATCCTGACTCGCATCCGACCGTCGATTTGGATACCGGCTATGGAG CTCACGTGGGCTGTCTTGACATTTTGTCTCTGTCGTGCCAACAGTGCGGAGACTATTTACGCTTTGCGTTTCCTCGTCG GCCTCGCCGAAAGCACGTTCTATCCCGGTATGCAATACATAATCGGGTCCTGGTATCGTAAGGAAGAGCTAGCTAAGCGCTCGTGCATCTTCCACACCAGCGGCGCAATCGCGACAATGTTTTCCGGCTACCTTATGGCTGGAGTATACAAACTCGATGGCCGCGGAGGCTTCCGTGGTTGGCAGTGGCTGTTCATTGTCGATGGAATAATCTCGCTACCCGTTGCTCTACTCGGATTCTTTGCGCTGCCCGATCTCCCAGAGATCTCGAAGCCGTTTTACTTGACCAAAGAGGAAGTCGCTTTCGCTCAAAAGCGCATGCAAGATGAAGGGCGACAGAAGCGACAACCGTATACTCGAGCGAAGATTTGGAAGATCTTCACGTCTTGGCATATTTATGCTCTTGTTGCGCTTTATGTGTTCTTCAACAACGGAACTTCTGGTGGACAACCTGTTTTTCAGCAATTCTTGAAGGCAAGCAAGCATCCCGGGTACACTATCAGCCAAATCAACACG TACCCAACAGCCACCAACGCTGTCCAAGTCGTCACCACCCTCCTATATGCCTGGACAAGCGACAGCATCCTAAAAGGATCGCGTTGGCAACCCATCGTCTTCGGCGGCTGCATGAACATCATCTGCTCCACCAGTCTTGCAATCTGGGACATTCCCATCAAGTGGAAATGGGCCTGCTATATTCTCTCTGGGTTCGGCGGTGGCCTATCCGGCCTGTGTTTCGCCTGGGCACACGAGATCTGCACCCATGATAACGAAGAACGAGCCATTGTTGTCGCGGCAATGAACGAGATGGCATATGTGCTTCAGGCGTGGCTGCCATTGCTGGTGTGGAAGCAGGTTGAAGCGCCGCAATACCGCAAGGGGTTTATCACAGTCACGTGCTTGAGTGTTTTGCTGATTGTGATTGCGCTTACTATTCGGGTGCTGCACGCGAGGGAGCTAGCTCGGAGGCGAAAGATTCTGAGTTCT